The Amycolatopsis jiangsuensis nucleotide sequence GCCGGACGCCGAGGCGTTCGCCGTGCGGACGCGGCTGGTGCACGCCTTCCGCCTGTTTCCGTCGCTGGATCCGGAGCTGCCGGCCGAGCTGATTCCGGCACCGGGCAGGCGAGCCGCCGCGGTGGAGCTGTTCCACGACCGGTACGCGGCGCTGGCCCCGGCCGCCCAGCGCCATTTCGACCGCGCACTTCCCCCGAAATGAGGAGTTCATGACCGGACCAGGTGATCCGCAGGCCGCGCTCGGCTACACCTCGTACCTGGCGCTCGACGAGTTGCTCGATGCGCAGCGGCCGCGTTCGGACGAACACGACGAGCTGCTGTTCATCGTGATCCACCAGGTGTACGAGCTGTGGTTCAAGCAGATCCTGCACGAGGCGGCCTTCCTGCAGGAAAGCCTGGAGGCGGGCACCACCGCGCACTCGATCCGCACGCTGCGCCGGATCCTCACCGTGCTCAAGGTGGTCGTCGCGCAGATCGACGTGCTGGAGACGATGACGCCCAGCCAGTTCACGAGCTTCCGCACCCGGCTCGACGCCGCCAGCGGCTTCCAGTCCGCGCAGTTCCGTGAGCTGGAGGCGGTGCTCGGCCGGCGCGACGAGCGGGTGTTCGCGCACTATCCCGAGGGCGGCGAGCAGCGGGAGCGGATCGCCTCGGCGATGCGGCGGCCCTCGGTGTTCGACTCGTTCCTGACCTACCTGGCCGCGCACGGCTATCCGGTCGCCGGGGACCGCGACGTGACCCGCGCACTCGAGCCGTCCGCCGAGCTGCAGGAGGTGCTGCTGAAGGTCTACCAGGACGACGGCGGGCCGTCGGTGGTCGCGGAATGCCTGGTCGACCTGGACGAAGGGATGCAGGAGTGGCGGTACCGGCACGTGAAGATGGTGGAGCGGACGATCGGGGACAAGACCGGGACCGGCGGCTCCTCCGGGGCGGCCTACCTGCGCACGACGTTGTTCCGGCCGATGTTCCCCGACCTGTGGGCAGTGCGGAGCCGGTTGTGACCATGCTGGCCGCACTTCGCACGAGCCCGAACGTGCTCGCCTCGCACTACTCGCGTTTCGCGGTGGCCGACCGGCTGCTGCTGTCCGCGCACTCCCACCAGGCCTGGCCCGACGTCGCCGAGGAAGGCCTGCTCGAAGCGTTCGCCGATGCGGCGCGTGACGTCGACGAAAAGTGGGCGAGGGCATTCGCGAAGGCCGACGAACTCCGTGCCGGGTTCCGCGCGCTGCTTTCGGACGCGAACGGCGAGTACGCACTCGGAACCAACACCCACGACCTGGTCCTGCGGTTCCTGTCCGCGATCGAGCTGCGGAAGCGGCCGCGGCTGGTCACCACGGACGGGGAGTTCCACACGCTGCGCCGGCAGCTGGCCCGGCTGGCCGAGGAGGGGGTCGAGGTGGTCCGGGTCCCGGTGGATCCGATGCCGACGTTGGCCGAGCGGCTCGCCGCGGAAGCCGACGGCCGCACCGCCGCGGTGCTCGTGTCGGCCGTGCTGTTCGAGACCGCGCGGATCGTGCCCGGCCTGCCCCATCTGGCCCAGGCCTGTCGGGACCGCTCGGTCGAACTGCTCGTGGACGCCTACCACGCGCTCGGCGTGGTCCCGTTCCCGGTGCACGAGCTGGGGCTGACCAACGCCTGGGTGGTCGGCGGCGGCTACAAGTACCTGCAGCTGGGAGAGGGCAACTGCGTCCTGCGGCTGCCGGCGCACGCGCAGGAGCTGCGGCCGGTGATCACCGGCTGGTACGCGGAGTTCGGTGCGCTCGCGGACGAACGGCGTCCCGGCGAGCTCGCCTACGCCTCCGGCGGCGACCGTTTCGCCGGCGCCACCTACGACCCGTCGAGCCACTACCGCGGCGTACGGGTGCAGCGGTTCTTCGCCGAACACGGTCTCACCCCGGATTTCCTGCGCGAGGTCTCGCAGCACCAGGTCGGACTGCTCGCCCGGTGCTTCGACGATCTGGCCCTGCCCAGCGACGTCGTCACCCGTGACCGCGAAACACCGGCGGACGAGATCGGCGGCTTCCTTTCGCTGCGCAGCCCGCGGGCGACGCACCTGCGCGAAGCGCTGGCCGAACGCGGCGTGCGTACCGACAGCCGGGGGCCCTACCTGCGGTTCGGGCCCGCGCCGTACCTTTCCGACGCGCAGCTGGAGGCGGCGATGTCCACTCTTCGGGACGTTCTCGAGCACTGACCCGAGGCCGGCAGGTCATGGTGGGAACCGCCCGGTCGAGGGTGGTGGTGGAGCGGGCGGCGCGGCTAAGTTGGCCGGGTGCGCCGGACGACGGACGACCTCCGTCCCGGTGCACGACCCGTTCACACAGCAGCGCGCGGCCACGAACCACGCGCCGGGAGACAAGGGAGTCACCACCGTGACCGAAGGAGTGTTCGGCCGGCACAGCGGCCATGAACAGGTCGTATACTGCCAGGACGAGGCCAGCGGCCTCAAGGCGATCATCGGGATCTACTCGACCGCGCTGGGCCCCGCGCTCGGCGGGACCCGGTTCTACCCCTACGCCACCGAGGACGAGGCGCTCGACGACGTGCTCGCCCTGTCCAAGGGCATGGCGTACAAGAACGCGCTGGCCGGGCTCGACCTCGGCGGCGGCAAGGCCGTGATCCTCGGCGATCCGGCCACGCTCAAGTCCGAGGCGCTGCTGCGTGCCTACGGCCGGTTCGTGGACTCCCTCGGCGGCCGCTACTTCACCGCCTGCGACATGGGCACCTACGTTCAGGACATGGACCTGGTGGCCCGCGAGACCCGCTACGTCACCGGCCGTTCCCCGGAGAACGGCGGTGCGGGCGATTCGTCCGTGCTCACCGCTTTCGGGGTCTTCCAGGGCATGCGTGCCTCCGCCGACCACGCGTGGGGCACCCCCGAGCTGGCCGGCCGCCGGGTCGGGGTGGCCGGGGTCGGCAAGGTCGGGCACATCCTGGTCGACCACCTCGTGGAGGCCGGAGCGCAGGTGGTGGTCACCGATGTGTCGGCGGTGGCGGTGGAACGCGTCCGTGCGGCGCATCCCGGCGTCGAGGTGGTGTCCGATGTGGACGCCATGATCGGCACCGAGCTGGACGTGTTCGCGCCGTGCGCGCGCGGCGGCGTGCTGACCGACGAGACGGTGGCCGCGCTGCGGGCCCGGATCGTCTGCGGCGCGGCGAACAACCAGCTCGCGCACCCGGGCGTGGACAAGCTGCTGGACGACCGCGGGATCCTGTTCGCGCCCGACTACCTGGTCAACGCCGGCGGCGTGATCCAGGTCGACGACGAACGGCACGGCTTCGACTTCGCCCGCGCACAGCGGAAGACAGCCGCGATCTTCGAAACCACCAAATCGGTGTACGCGCTGGCCGCCGCCGAGGGCGTGCCACCGGCCGCGGCCGCCGACCGGCTCGCCGAGCGCCGCATGGCCGACGTCGGCCGGCTGCGCTCCATCCTGACCGTCTGACCCCCTGACGGCCGTGAAGGCCTTCGCGAGAAGGCCTTCACGGCGGGGTCCGGGTTCAGCCGCTCTTGCGGCGGAAGGTGCGCTTGTTCGCCGCGGGCCCGTGCGCGTGCTGGTTGCGCGGCCCGCCGTCCTCGTGCGCCGCCCCGGTCCGGCTCTGCGCTTGCTTGCGCTCGAGCGCTTCCCGGAACCTGCGCTTCACCTCGTCCTCCTCGCCGCTGGGCGTCGGGTGCGGTTCACTCATGCTGACCTCCGAGGGTGACGGCGTGGGACCACTTCAGCCTGTCACCTGCCGGACGGCTTGGCGAGCCGGTTTCCCGCGTCCCGCGCCATTGCGACGCCGGCCAGCGTCATCACCCCGCACAGCACGAGCACGAGCGACAGCGGGACCGACGATCCGCCGGTCTCGCCGACCAGCGCGAGCGCGCCGATCGGCACGATGCCACCCGCGACCGCGGTGCCGAACGCGATGCACAGGCCGCAGCCGGTGTAGCGCGACGCGACCGGGAACAGGTCGGCCATCAGGGACGGCACGGCACCGTTGAACGCCGCATAGCAGACGCTGCCGACGAGCATCGCCAGCAGCATCGCACCGAACCCGCCGCTGTCGATCAGCCAGAACGCCGGGAACGCCCAGACGATCAGCAGCACCCCTGACCAGCGCACCAGCCTGCGCCGGCCCCACCGGTCGGCGTACGTCGCGCTCACCACGGTGAGCACGGCCAGCACCGCCGAGGTCAGGAGCAGCCCGATCTGCACGTCGGTGCCGCTCAGCTCCGGCACGTAGGTCTTGGTGTAGGCGAGCAGGCCGGTCATCAGCACGTACAGGAACGAGCACGGCGCCGACCACATCAGCGAACCCGCGATGAGTTCGCGCCAGTTCTCCCGGAACACCGTGCGGGCCTTGGGCCGGCGGCCGGTGTTCGCCTCGTGCTTGGCCAGCTCCGCCACGAACTCCGGGGTCTCCTCCAGCCGGTTGCGCAGCACCAGGCCCAGCACCACCAGCAGGGCGCTGGCCAGGAACGGCACCCGCCAGCCCCAGCTGAGGAAGACGTCCATGCCGACCGCTGTGCTGACCACGAGGATCACCGCGCTCGCCAGTCCGATGCCGAGCACGGTGCCCAGCTGCACGAACGAACCGTAGAGCGACCGTCGTCGCTTCGGCGCGTGTTCCACCGCGACGAGCACCGCGCCGCCCCATTCGCCGCCGACCGCGAGGCCTTGCAGCATCCGAAAGAGCACGAGCAGCACCGGCGCCCACAGTCCGGCCGAGGAGAACGTGGGCAGCAGTCCGATCGCGACGGTCGAGACCCCCATCGTGAGCATCGAGCCGAGCAGCGCGGTCCGTCGGCCGCGGGTGTCGCCGATCCAGCCGAACAGCAGCGCGCCGAGCGGGCGCATGCCGAAGGCCACCGCGTGCGTGCCGAGTGCGGCGAGGGTGCCGATCCACGGCGAAACCGCGGGGAAGAACAACGGGCCGAACACGAGTGCGGCCAGGAACGCGTAGACGATGAAGTCGAAGATTTCGACGAGAGTGCCGAGCATGGAGGACACGGCGATGCGGGCCGCGGACAGGGGTTTCCCCGTCGTGGCCGGGCGCGTGTGAGTTGTTTCGGGCATGGGGGTACCGCCTTGGGAATTCACGGAAGGGGGGTTTCTCAGCCGGCCAGCGATTCGGCGAACGACCGGGCGTCACCGCGTTCGCCGAGGGAAAGCACCAGCGGCAGCACGGTTTTCGCGCGTGGGCCGGCGTTCGACGTGAATTTCTCCCGGATGTCCGCGTGCGACAGCGGCCGTTCGGGGTGGCCGCGGTGCACCGATTCCCGGCGGAACAGCTTGCGCCCGTCGTGCAGGGTGATCTCGACCGCGGCCGAGTACGCGTGCGGGTACCGGCTCTCCGGGTCGTCACCGATCTCCACGAGCTGGGCCAGCCGCAGGATCTCCTGGTCGGCCAGTGCCTCGTCGGTGAACTCGCTCAGCGTGAGCCGGCCGCGGGACACGCACGCGGCGGCGATGAACGGGAGGCTGAACTTGGCGTCGTAATCGTCCTGCGGAACGCGTTTGCGCTCGATCGGATCGCAGACCGCGGCACCCGGCGTGGGATGGATGAAGCAGCGGATGCGCTCGATGTCGGCCGCGGAGAACCCGCTCTCCTCGTGCAGGGCAAGCACGGCGTCGGCGAATCCGTGGGTGAAATGGCAGCTGGGGAAAGGCTTCACCGCGGTGTCCAGCAGTTCCCAGCGGGTGCCGAGGTCCTGTACCAGCTCCGTGGCGTCCCATTCGCGGCCCTGCAGGTGCGTGGCGTAAAGGCCGTAGCGGCCCTCGTACACGAGCGGGGGACCGGGCCAGTCTTCGGCGGCGAAAGCGGCCGCGGTGAGCGCGGAGTTCGCGGCCCAGCCGGGGTGCAGCCGCTTGGTCCAGGCTCCTTCTTCGAGGAATTCCAGGATGCCCGAGGCCATCGAACCCACGATCTGCTGCGCCGTCGTGATGCCCGCACTGTCCAATCCGGACAGCTTCGCCGCGGCCACCGCGGAGCCGAAGGCACCTGCCACGCCGGTCGGGTGGAAGCCGACGGTGTGGAAACCGCCGCGGGAAACCTTGCCCACGCGAGCGCTGATCTCCACGGCCAGGATGTAGGCGACCAGCAGGTCCTCCGCGGACCGGCCGTGCTGCACCGCGGCGGCGAGCGCGGTGGGCAGGGCGCTGGCCGAAACGTGTGTGACGGCGCCGCTGTGCGTGTCGTCGAAGTCGAGACCGTGGACGAGAACCGCGTTGAGCATCGCGGCCTCGCGCGGGGCGAGCCGGTCGGGCAGGCCGAGCACGGACTGGTCGCCGGTGCCGAGACGGGCCAGCGCGCGCCGGGCCCGGCGGGTGAACTCGTGCTCGCCGGCGGCGAGTGCGACACCCACCGCGTCCAGTACCAGGTGGCGGGCGCGGTCGAGTACCTCGGCGGGCAGGTCGGCCAGGCTGGTGCGGGCGGCGAACGCACCGACGGTCTCGGCGATCGGGGCAGGGCGCACGGCTCCTCCAGGGGACTCGTCGTTGATGACCCACGGGGACGCCCCAGACGCCCCGCCGCTTCAGTCTGCAAGCGCTCGGCCGAGTCCGCAAGGAAAAGTTCAGACGTTTTAGTCGGAGCCAGTCGGCCGATCCTCGGTCATGCGCTCGTAGAGCGGCCGGAGCGCATCGAGGTGGGCGCGGGTGAGCCGTTCGGCGGCGTCGCCGTCCCCGCCGGCCACGGCGGCGTAGATCCGTTCGTGGTCGGCGTCGATCTCCGCCCAGCGCCGCGGGTCCACCCGCTCGCGGTGCAGCCGCGAGCGCAGCACCGAGTTGACCGGCTGGCACATCAGCCGCAGCAGCGGGTTGCCGGTGACCGACACGAGCGTGGTGTGGAAATCCCAGTGCAGCACGAAACCCTTGTCCGGATGCAGCTGCGCGGTCTGCTCCAGGGTCCGGCGCAGGCTCTCCAGGTCGACCTCTCCGGCGCGCTCGGCGGCCAGCCGGGCGGCAGGCGGCTCGATCATCAGCCGGGCTTCGACGAGGTTGTCCACGCTCAGGCTGTTGGTGTTGACCAGCAGTCCGAGTGTTCCGCCGAGGTTTTCGGCGACGGCGCCGGCGTCCGGTGCGGCCACGAAGCTGCCGCCGGTGACCCCGCGGGTGGTGTCGATGAGCTGCTGGCTGGCGAGCAGTCGGAGCGCTTCACGCACGGTGCTGCGGCTGACGCCGAACATCGTGCACAGCTCGGCCTCGCTCGGCAGCCGGGTACCGGTGGGCAGCGCGCCGCCGATGATCTGTTCCCGGAGCTGGTTCGCGACCTGCCGGTACGCGGCCTGGACCCGCTGCACGCGCAGCCCGGACGCGTTCTCGTCCTTCATCCGGCCAGCCTAGAGTGTCCGGCCCAGGTATGTCTCCAGAGTCAGATGAGTAAATGTCAGACGTATTGCGCAACGAGGGCTTCTCGCGCATACTCGAAGCGCGAGAAGCCCGGAACGCACAAGGAGGTGGCCGTGGCTGTGCACGAGAGCCGACTGGGACGGTTCTACGAGGAGTTCACCGTCGGCGACGTCTACCGGCATCCGCTGGGACGCACCATCAGCGAGGCCGACAACACGTGGTTCACGCTGCTGACGATGAACACCCATCCGGCGCACTTCGACGCGCACTACGCGGGGAAGACGCCGTTCGGGAAGGTCCTGGTCAACTCCGGGCTCACCATCGCGATGCTGTTGGGGCAGAGCGTCTCGGACATCAGCCAGCGCGCGGTCGCGAACCTCGCGATGACGAACATCCAGCTCACCCACCCGGTGTTCGTCGGGGACACGCTCTACGGCGAGTCGATCTGCACCGGCAAGCGCGAGTCGAAGTCCAAGCCCTACGCCGGGCTCGTCGAGGTGCACACGCGCGGCCTGAACGCCGACGGGGACGTGTGCCTCTCCTTCGACCGGACGGTGCTGATCTTCAAGCAGTCCGCCGCCGGCGACATCGATTCCTTCCCGGAGGCGAAGCCGGGTCCGCTGAGCCTGGAGGGACGGGCATGAACCTTCCGTTGCAGGACTTGAAGATCTTGTCCCTCGAGCAGTACGGCGCGGGCCCGTTCGGATCGGTGCACCTTGCCGACCTCGGCGCGGAGATCATCAAGATCGAGGATCCGCGCTTCGGTGGCGACGTCGGCCGGCACACCCCGCCGTACGCCGAGGACGGCGATTCGCTGTTCTTCGAGGCGTTCAACCGCAACAAGCGGTCGATGGTGCTGGACCTGAGCAATCCGCAGGGCCGCGAGGTGTTCGAGCGGCTGGTGAAGGTGAGCGACGCGGTCTACTCGAACCTGCGTGGCGACGTGCCGGAGAAGATGCGGATCCGCTACGAGGACCTCAAGCACCTCAACCCGCGCATCGTCTGCTGCTCGCTCTCGGGCTACGGCATGACCGGGCCGCGCAGCAAGCAGCCAGGGTACGACTACATGCTGCAGGGCCTGGCAGGCTGGATGTCGGTCACCGGGGAACCGGACGGCCCGCCGACCAAGTCCGGACTGTCCATGGTGGACTACTCCGGCGGGATCGTCGCAGCGCTGTCGATGGTCTCGGCGATCCACGCGGCCCGGCGCGACGGTGGCGGCATGGACTGCGACGTGAGTTTGTACGACACGGCGATCGGCATGCTCACCTACCTGGCGACCTGGCACCTCAACCGCGGCTTCGAACCGCAGCGCACGCACCATTCCGCGCATCCGAGCCTGGTGCCGTTCCAGAACTTCCCGACCGCGGACTCGTGGGTCGTGATCGGCTGCGCCAAGCAGAAGTTCTGGGAACGCTTCGTGGTCGCGCTCGGCTCGCCGGACTGGGCCGCGCAGGAGCGGTTCGCCACGCCGTCCGCGCGGTACGAGCATTCCGCGGAGTGCGTGAAGCTCATCGAAGACGAGCTGGCCCGCAAGAAGACCGCCGAATGGCTGCCACTGCTGGAGGAAGCCGGGGTGCCCTGTGCGCCGATCAACACCGTGCCGCAAGCGCTCACTGAAGAGCACACCGCGGCCCGCGGGATGGTCGTGGAGACCGAGCACCCGAGGTTCGGCACCGTGCGGCAGGTCGCCTCGCCGGTGCGGGCCGGGGAACCCCGCGGTGCGCACACCCGTGCCCCGCAGCTGGGGGAGCACACCGAAAGCCTCCTCGCCGAGCTGCTCGGCACCGGTACCGACGAGTTCGCCGAGCTGACGCGCGCGGGCGCGTTCGGCGCGAAGGAGCAGTGATGGACTTCCGCCTGACCGAGGACCAGGACCAGTTCCGCGCGATGCTGCGGGACTTCGTGGACAAGGAGATCGTGCCCGTCGCCCGGGAATGGGAGCAGTCGGGACGGTACCCCGCGGAGATCGTGGAGCAGATGAAGCAGCTCGGGCTGTTCGGGCTGATGATTCCCGAGGAGTACGGGGGAGCGGCGGCCGACTTCACGTCGTTCACGCTGATGTTCGAGGAGATCGCGCGCGGCTGGATGGGCGTGGCCGGGATTCTCGGCAGCCACTCGCTTTCGTGCTGGATGCTCGCGCGGCACGGCACCGACGAGCAGAAGCAGCGGTACCTGCCCGAACTGGCCACCGGAGCGCGGCGCACCGGCATCGCGCTGACCGAACCCGACGCGGGCACGGATCTGCAGGGCATCCGCACCACCGCGGTACGCGACGGTGACGACTACGTGATCAACGGCGCGAAGATGTGGATCACGAACGCACGCTACGCGGACCCGTTGCCGGTGCTGGTGAAGACCGACCGCACGGCGAAACCCGCGCACAAGGGCATGAGCGTGCTGCTCGTCGAAGCCGGAACGCCCGGATTTCGC carries:
- a CDS encoding Glu/Leu/Phe/Val family dehydrogenase; its protein translation is MTEGVFGRHSGHEQVVYCQDEASGLKAIIGIYSTALGPALGGTRFYPYATEDEALDDVLALSKGMAYKNALAGLDLGGGKAVILGDPATLKSEALLRAYGRFVDSLGGRYFTACDMGTYVQDMDLVARETRYVTGRSPENGGAGDSSVLTAFGVFQGMRASADHAWGTPELAGRRVGVAGVGKVGHILVDHLVEAGAQVVVTDVSAVAVERVRAAHPGVEVVSDVDAMIGTELDVFAPCARGGVLTDETVAALRARIVCGAANNQLAHPGVDKLLDDRGILFAPDYLVNAGGVIQVDDERHGFDFARAQRKTAAIFETTKSVYALAAAEGVPPAAAADRLAERRMADVGRLRSILTV
- a CDS encoding MmgE/PrpD family protein yields the protein MRPAPIAETVGAFAARTSLADLPAEVLDRARHLVLDAVGVALAAGEHEFTRRARRALARLGTGDQSVLGLPDRLAPREAAMLNAVLVHGLDFDDTHSGAVTHVSASALPTALAAAVQHGRSAEDLLVAYILAVEISARVGKVSRGGFHTVGFHPTGVAGAFGSAVAAAKLSGLDSAGITTAQQIVGSMASGILEFLEEGAWTKRLHPGWAANSALTAAAFAAEDWPGPPLVYEGRYGLYATHLQGREWDATELVQDLGTRWELLDTAVKPFPSCHFTHGFADAVLALHEESGFSAADIERIRCFIHPTPGAAVCDPIERKRVPQDDYDAKFSLPFIAAACVSRGRLTLSEFTDEALADQEILRLAQLVEIGDDPESRYPHAYSAAVEITLHDGRKLFRRESVHRGHPERPLSHADIREKFTSNAGPRAKTVLPLVLSLGERGDARSFAESLAG
- a CDS encoding MFS transporter, whose protein sequence is MPETTHTRPATTGKPLSAARIAVSSMLGTLVEIFDFIVYAFLAALVFGPLFFPAVSPWIGTLAALGTHAVAFGMRPLGALLFGWIGDTRGRRTALLGSMLTMGVSTVAIGLLPTFSSAGLWAPVLLVLFRMLQGLAVGGEWGGAVLVAVEHAPKRRRSLYGSFVQLGTVLGIGLASAVILVVSTAVGMDVFLSWGWRVPFLASALLVVLGLVLRNRLEETPEFVAELAKHEANTGRRPKARTVFRENWRELIAGSLMWSAPCSFLYVLMTGLLAYTKTYVPELSGTDVQIGLLLTSAVLAVLTVVSATYADRWGRRRLVRWSGVLLIVWAFPAFWLIDSGGFGAMLLAMLVGSVCYAAFNGAVPSLMADLFPVASRYTGCGLCIAFGTAVAGGIVPIGALALVGETGGSSVPLSLVLVLCGVMTLAGVAMARDAGNRLAKPSGR
- a CDS encoding acyl-CoA dehydrogenase family protein, whose amino-acid sequence is MDFRLTEDQDQFRAMLRDFVDKEIVPVAREWEQSGRYPAEIVEQMKQLGLFGLMIPEEYGGAAADFTSFTLMFEEIARGWMGVAGILGSHSLSCWMLARHGTDEQKQRYLPELATGARRTGIALTEPDAGTDLQGIRTTAVRDGDDYVINGAKMWITNARYADPLPVLVKTDRTAKPAHKGMSVLLVEAGTPGFRVTKDIPKLGYKGTESCEVVFEDVRVPAANLLGGVEGRGMQQVLSALEVGRLNIAGRSLGIAQRAYDEALVYSRERQAFGKPIADFQAIQIRLAETATQLQAARLMTYWAAGQLDRGERSDLQTGMAKLFASEVALQAAQDSMRVHGGYGYSAEFEVERLYRDSILMTIGEGTSDIMRTVIAKSLVGGKGKVGW
- a CDS encoding CaiB/BaiF CoA transferase family protein; the protein is MNLPLQDLKILSLEQYGAGPFGSVHLADLGAEIIKIEDPRFGGDVGRHTPPYAEDGDSLFFEAFNRNKRSMVLDLSNPQGREVFERLVKVSDAVYSNLRGDVPEKMRIRYEDLKHLNPRIVCCSLSGYGMTGPRSKQPGYDYMLQGLAGWMSVTGEPDGPPTKSGLSMVDYSGGIVAALSMVSAIHAARRDGGGMDCDVSLYDTAIGMLTYLATWHLNRGFEPQRTHHSAHPSLVPFQNFPTADSWVVIGCAKQKFWERFVVALGSPDWAAQERFATPSARYEHSAECVKLIEDELARKKTAEWLPLLEEAGVPCAPINTVPQALTEEHTAARGMVVETEHPRFGTVRQVASPVRAGEPRGAHTRAPQLGEHTESLLAELLGTGTDEFAELTRAGAFGAKEQ
- a CDS encoding DUF5302 domain-containing protein; protein product: MSEPHPTPSGEEDEVKRRFREALERKQAQSRTGAAHEDGGPRNQHAHGPAANKRTFRRKSG
- a CDS encoding MaoC family dehydratase — its product is MAVHESRLGRFYEEFTVGDVYRHPLGRTISEADNTWFTLLTMNTHPAHFDAHYAGKTPFGKVLVNSGLTIAMLLGQSVSDISQRAVANLAMTNIQLTHPVFVGDTLYGESICTGKRESKSKPYAGLVEVHTRGLNADGDVCLSFDRTVLIFKQSAAGDIDSFPEAKPGPLSLEGRA
- a CDS encoding tryptophan 2,3-dioxygenase, encoding MTGPGDPQAALGYTSYLALDELLDAQRPRSDEHDELLFIVIHQVYELWFKQILHEAAFLQESLEAGTTAHSIRTLRRILTVLKVVVAQIDVLETMTPSQFTSFRTRLDAASGFQSAQFRELEAVLGRRDERVFAHYPEGGEQRERIASAMRRPSVFDSFLTYLAAHGYPVAGDRDVTRALEPSAELQEVLLKVYQDDGGPSVVAECLVDLDEGMQEWRYRHVKMVERTIGDKTGTGGSSGAAYLRTTLFRPMFPDLWAVRSRL
- a CDS encoding kynureninase/PvdN C-terminal domain-containing protein — its product is MTMLAALRTSPNVLASHYSRFAVADRLLLSAHSHQAWPDVAEEGLLEAFADAARDVDEKWARAFAKADELRAGFRALLSDANGEYALGTNTHDLVLRFLSAIELRKRPRLVTTDGEFHTLRRQLARLAEEGVEVVRVPVDPMPTLAERLAAEADGRTAAVLVSAVLFETARIVPGLPHLAQACRDRSVELLVDAYHALGVVPFPVHELGLTNAWVVGGGYKYLQLGEGNCVLRLPAHAQELRPVITGWYAEFGALADERRPGELAYASGGDRFAGATYDPSSHYRGVRVQRFFAEHGLTPDFLREVSQHQVGLLARCFDDLALPSDVVTRDRETPADEIGGFLSLRSPRATHLREALAERGVRTDSRGPYLRFGPAPYLSDAQLEAAMSTLRDVLEH
- a CDS encoding FadR/GntR family transcriptional regulator, encoding MKDENASGLRVQRVQAAYRQVANQLREQIIGGALPTGTRLPSEAELCTMFGVSRSTVREALRLLASQQLIDTTRGVTGGSFVAAPDAGAVAENLGGTLGLLVNTNSLSVDNLVEARLMIEPPAARLAAERAGEVDLESLRRTLEQTAQLHPDKGFVLHWDFHTTLVSVTGNPLLRLMCQPVNSVLRSRLHRERVDPRRWAEIDADHERIYAAVAGGDGDAAERLTRAHLDALRPLYERMTEDRPTGSD